From the Nocardiopsis changdeensis genome, one window contains:
- a CDS encoding ABC transporter permease — MPDADVRDRDREVHGLDALELQPARGTGATGLGARARVLWSATWPKLVAVVLVLAAWQAVVWSGWRTEFVFPGPDRVLPALFGEITTPEFWTAVQVTMRRALTGFALALAVGVVIGLAVSQFKPLRAAIGSLITGLQTMPSIVWFPFAMLLYGISESAIMFVIVLGAAPSIAGGLVSGIDYVPPTLLRAGQVMGLRGAQRYTVLIIPAALPMFVTGLKQGWAFAWRSLMAGELLVIINQQNSIGWALSQARQLNDADRLLSYIIIVLVIGIVIDVFFNWADRALRRRWGITA; from the coding sequence ATGCCTGACGCCGACGTGAGGGACCGGGACCGCGAGGTCCACGGGCTGGACGCCCTCGAACTCCAGCCCGCGCGCGGCACCGGTGCGACCGGGCTCGGCGCGAGGGCCCGCGTGCTGTGGTCGGCGACCTGGCCCAAGCTGGTCGCCGTGGTCCTGGTACTGGCCGCCTGGCAGGCCGTGGTGTGGTCGGGGTGGCGGACCGAGTTCGTGTTCCCCGGCCCGGACAGGGTGCTGCCCGCCCTGTTCGGCGAGATCACCACGCCGGAGTTCTGGACGGCGGTGCAGGTGACCATGCGCCGGGCCCTCACGGGGTTCGCGCTGGCGCTGGCCGTGGGCGTGGTCATCGGGCTGGCGGTGTCGCAGTTCAAGCCGCTGCGGGCGGCCATCGGGTCGCTCATCACCGGGCTCCAGACCATGCCGTCGATCGTGTGGTTCCCCTTCGCGATGCTGCTGTACGGCATCAGCGAGTCGGCGATCATGTTCGTCATCGTGCTGGGCGCCGCCCCCTCCATCGCGGGCGGGCTCGTGTCCGGCATCGACTACGTGCCGCCGACGCTGCTGCGCGCCGGGCAGGTCATGGGGCTGCGCGGGGCGCAGCGGTACACGGTGCTCATCATCCCGGCGGCGCTGCCGATGTTCGTCACGGGGCTCAAGCAGGGCTGGGCGTTCGCCTGGCGGTCCCTGATGGCGGGCGAGCTGCTGGTGATCATCAACCAGCAGAACTCCATCGGCTGGGCGCTCAGCCAGGCCCGCCAGCTCAACGACGCCGACCGGCTGCTGAGCTACATCATCATCGTCCTGGTCATCGGCATCGTGATCGACGTGTTCTTCAACTGGGCCGACCGCGCCCTGCGCCGGCGCTGGGGCATCACCGCCTGA
- a CDS encoding ABC transporter ATP-binding protein, which produces MTAVTDTPPRTAAVEIDGISKVFGHGSGAVTAIDGMSITVGTGEFLSIVGASGCGKSTLLSLVAGLDRPTTGTVDVGDHRVSMMFQEAALFPWLSVGANIEVPMKVNKVPRAERRRRVAELLDLVRLTGFERKQPHELSGGMRQRVALARALAQDADVLLMDEPFGALDAMTRDILHDELERIWQEKGLTVLFVTHNVREAVRLGDRVVLLSSRPGRVISEFPVEGERPRRIDSAPIAAQAAAITDRLREEVSRHA; this is translated from the coding sequence ATGACCGCCGTCACCGACACGCCCCCGCGTACCGCCGCCGTCGAGATCGACGGCATCTCCAAGGTGTTCGGCCACGGCAGCGGTGCCGTGACCGCCATCGACGGGATGTCGATCACCGTCGGCACCGGGGAGTTCCTGTCCATCGTGGGGGCCTCCGGCTGCGGCAAGAGCACGCTGCTCTCCCTCGTCGCCGGACTCGACCGCCCCACCACCGGCACCGTGGACGTCGGGGACCACCGGGTCTCCATGATGTTCCAGGAGGCCGCGCTGTTCCCGTGGCTGAGCGTCGGGGCCAACATCGAGGTGCCGATGAAGGTCAACAAGGTGCCCCGGGCCGAGCGCCGGCGGCGGGTCGCCGAACTCCTGGACCTGGTGCGCCTGACCGGGTTCGAGCGCAAGCAGCCCCACGAGCTGTCCGGCGGCATGCGCCAGCGCGTCGCCCTGGCCCGCGCCCTGGCCCAGGACGCCGACGTGCTGCTCATGGACGAGCCCTTCGGCGCCCTGGACGCCATGACGCGCGACATCCTCCACGACGAGCTGGAGCGGATCTGGCAGGAGAAGGGGCTGACCGTCCTCTTCGTCACCCACAACGTGCGCGAGGCGGTGCGCCTGGGCGACCGGGTCGTGCTGCTGTCCAGCCGCCCGGGCCGGGTCATCTCCGAGTTCCCCGTGGAGGGCGAGCGGCCCCGCCGCATCGACTCCGCGCCCATCGCGGCCCAGGCCGCCGCCATCACCGACCGGCTCCGCGAGGAGGTCTCCCGCCATGCCTGA
- a CDS encoding ABC transporter substrate-binding protein codes for MRVPSPPLRTAAAVLLVLGAAATGCAADPERDDTLTLGYFPNLTHAPALVGVEDGIFARALGDTAFDTRTFNSGPDAVNALFSGEIDAAYLGPSPAVNGWHQSEGQALRIVAGAATRGTGLVVREGIDDVEDLRGTTLATPQLGGTQDVALRWFAREQGWDTDTAGGGDLSIVPQSNPETVDAFALGEIDGAWLPEPFLGRVLAEDDAHLLVDEADLWPGGEFVTTHLVVSADLLREHPERVEDLLRGHVEAVDLVNDDPDATLRAVSAHLEEITGSTPDPDLTAAALDNIAFTVDPAADSLLTGAERAEAVGLLDPVDLTGIYALDPLNALLAEDGREPVAGLEGEAP; via the coding sequence ATGCGTGTGCCCTCCCCGCCCCTGCGGACCGCGGCCGCGGTCCTGCTGGTCCTGGGCGCGGCCGCCACCGGATGCGCCGCGGACCCCGAGCGGGACGACACGCTGACCCTGGGCTACTTCCCCAACCTCACCCACGCCCCCGCGCTGGTCGGGGTGGAGGACGGGATCTTCGCCCGGGCCCTGGGCGACACCGCCTTCGACACCCGCACCTTCAACAGCGGCCCCGACGCCGTCAACGCCCTCTTCTCCGGCGAGATCGACGCCGCCTACCTGGGGCCCAGCCCGGCCGTCAACGGCTGGCACCAGTCCGAGGGGCAGGCCCTGCGCATCGTCGCCGGTGCCGCCACCCGCGGCACCGGCCTCGTGGTCCGGGAGGGCATCGACGACGTCGAGGACCTGCGCGGCACCACCCTGGCCACGCCCCAGCTCGGCGGGACCCAGGACGTGGCGCTGCGCTGGTTCGCCCGCGAACAGGGCTGGGACACCGACACCGCCGGTGGCGGCGACCTGTCCATCGTCCCCCAGAGCAACCCCGAGACCGTCGACGCCTTCGCGCTCGGCGAGATCGACGGGGCCTGGCTCCCCGAGCCCTTCCTCGGCCGCGTCCTCGCCGAGGACGACGCGCACCTGCTCGTCGACGAGGCCGACCTGTGGCCCGGCGGGGAGTTCGTCACCACCCACCTCGTCGTCTCCGCCGACCTGCTCCGGGAGCACCCCGAACGGGTCGAGGACCTGCTGCGCGGACACGTCGAGGCGGTCGACCTGGTCAACGACGACCCGGACGCCACCCTGCGGGCCGTCTCCGCCCACCTGGAGGAGATCACCGGGAGCACGCCCGATCCCGACCTCACCGCCGCGGCGCTCGACAACATCGCCTTCACCGTCGACCCCGCCGCGGACTCACTGCTCACCGGAGCCGAGAGGGCCGAGGCCGTCGGCCTGCTCGACCCCGTCGACCTGACCGGAATCTACGCCCTGGACCCGCTCAACGCCCTCCTCGCCGAGGACGGCCGAGAGCCGGTCGCCGGGCTGGAAGGGGAGGCGCCCTGA
- a CDS encoding ABC transporter substrate-binding protein has product MSKRTTVLSAAAAALALSLAATACGGAEDGGGSGDGAPADSLTLGYFPNLTHAPALVGVENGTLAEALGDVELQTQTFNAGPDAINALFAGEIDATFIGPNPAINGWSQSDGTALRIIAGSTSRGAGLVVREGIDSVEDLPGTTLSTPQLGNTQDVALRWFVREQGWEVDTEGGGDLSILPQDNAEIIDTFLLGEIDGAWVPEPHLSRLVEEGGGHLLVDEADLWPETGGEFVTTHLIVNADFLEANPEVVEGLLRGHVETVDWINDNPEEARAAAIAHLESLTGGELDAEVVASAFGNMTFTVDPVAESLRGGAEHAEGVGLLDPVDLEGIYALDLLNGVLTGLDREEVAGF; this is encoded by the coding sequence ATGAGCAAGCGCACCACCGTGCTCTCCGCCGCCGCGGCGGCCCTGGCGCTCAGCCTGGCCGCGACCGCGTGCGGGGGAGCGGAGGACGGCGGCGGGTCCGGCGACGGCGCCCCGGCCGACTCCCTGACCCTCGGCTACTTCCCCAACCTCACCCACGCCCCGGCCCTGGTCGGCGTGGAGAACGGGACCCTCGCCGAGGCGCTGGGCGACGTCGAGTTGCAGACCCAGACCTTCAACGCCGGCCCCGACGCGATCAACGCCCTGTTCGCCGGGGAGATCGACGCGACGTTCATCGGCCCCAATCCGGCCATCAACGGCTGGTCGCAGTCGGACGGCACGGCCCTGCGCATCATCGCCGGGTCCACCTCGCGCGGCGCCGGGCTGGTCGTCCGCGAGGGCATCGACAGCGTCGAGGACCTGCCCGGCACCACCCTCTCCACGCCGCAGCTGGGCAACACCCAGGACGTGGCGCTGCGCTGGTTCGTCCGGGAGCAGGGCTGGGAGGTCGACACCGAGGGCGGCGGCGACCTGTCGATCCTGCCCCAGGACAACGCGGAGATCATCGACACCTTCCTGCTCGGCGAGATCGACGGCGCGTGGGTCCCCGAGCCCCACCTGAGCCGCCTGGTCGAGGAGGGCGGCGGCCACCTGCTGGTCGACGAGGCCGACCTGTGGCCCGAGACCGGCGGCGAGTTCGTCACCACCCACCTCATCGTCAACGCCGACTTCCTGGAGGCGAACCCCGAGGTCGTCGAGGGCCTGCTGCGCGGGCACGTCGAGACGGTCGACTGGATCAATGACAACCCCGAGGAGGCCCGGGCCGCGGCCATCGCCCACCTGGAGTCGCTGACCGGCGGCGAGCTGGACGCCGAGGTGGTCGCCTCCGCGTTCGGCAACATGACCTTCACCGTCGACCCGGTCGCGGAGTCGCTGCGCGGCGGCGCCGAGCACGCGGAGGGGGTCGGCCTGCTGGACCCGGTCGACCTGGAGGGCATCTACGCGCTCGACCTGCTCAACGGGGTGCTGACCGGGCTCGACCGGGAAGAGGTCGCCGGGTTCTGA
- a CDS encoding MetQ/NlpA family ABC transporter substrate-binding protein, whose product MRTTSAVIGAAAAVTLALTACGAPSEQAAEDNGGEGAAEVLRVGVSPVPHGDILAFIDENLAEEAGLDLEIVEISDYNTPNTLLVEGELDANYFQHRTYLEEWAANGPDADFTYITDVHIERLGLYSESVESVADLPEGAEIAVPNDPANLNRALGILQTEGLIEVDPEAGELATENDITDNPKDITVTPLEAAQLPRAIADVDAAVVNGNYAIEANLPEESNVLAWEPEGDDYVQAYANGLVALEENAEDERVRLLADLLHDERVLEFVKESWQGVVLAVDAEGNVIETAE is encoded by the coding sequence ATGCGCACGACCTCAGCCGTCATCGGTGCCGCCGCCGCTGTCACCCTGGCGCTCACCGCCTGCGGCGCCCCCAGTGAGCAGGCCGCGGAGGACAACGGGGGAGAGGGCGCGGCGGAGGTGCTGCGCGTGGGCGTCAGCCCCGTCCCGCACGGCGACATCCTCGCCTTCATCGACGAGAACCTCGCCGAGGAGGCCGGGCTGGACCTGGAGATCGTGGAGATCTCCGACTACAACACCCCCAACACCCTCCTGGTCGAGGGCGAGCTGGACGCGAACTACTTCCAGCACCGCACCTACCTGGAGGAGTGGGCGGCCAACGGCCCCGACGCCGACTTCACCTACATCACCGACGTGCACATCGAGCGCCTCGGCCTGTACTCCGAGAGCGTCGAGAGCGTCGCCGACCTGCCCGAGGGCGCCGAGATCGCCGTGCCCAACGACCCGGCCAACCTCAACCGCGCCCTGGGCATCCTCCAGACCGAGGGCCTCATCGAGGTGGACCCGGAGGCCGGCGAGCTGGCCACCGAGAACGACATCACCGACAACCCCAAGGACATCACCGTCACGCCGCTGGAGGCCGCGCAGCTGCCGCGCGCCATCGCCGACGTGGACGCCGCGGTCGTCAACGGCAACTACGCCATCGAGGCGAACCTGCCCGAGGAGAGCAACGTCCTGGCCTGGGAGCCCGAGGGCGACGACTACGTGCAGGCCTACGCCAACGGCCTGGTGGCCCTGGAGGAGAACGCCGAGGACGAGCGCGTTCGGCTCCTGGCCGACCTGCTGCACGACGAGCGCGTCCTGGAGTTCGTGAAGGAGTCCTGGCAGGGCGTCGTCCTGGCCGTGGACGCCGAGGGCAACGTCATCGAGACCGCCGAGTAG
- a CDS encoding winged helix-turn-helix domain-containing protein: protein MPTAHTATAETEARPARPALTAVPGPRETPGADSGEHSLLGVLPLPESGKYMLVYGVVVDEPHTRVRPLPPAGGLLLDRNARRVWSDGREVELTYQEYELLECLTGSPGRAITRTELMERVWGAAEGMHSRTIDVHIHRLRRKLGPAGDLIATVRRVGYIYRGPGAPSAEA from the coding sequence ATGCCCACCGCACACACCGCCACAGCCGAGACCGAGGCCCGGCCCGCACGCCCGGCCCTGACCGCCGTTCCCGGCCCCCGGGAGACCCCTGGCGCCGACTCGGGCGAGCACTCGCTCCTGGGCGTGCTGCCCCTTCCCGAGAGCGGCAAGTACATGCTGGTGTACGGGGTCGTCGTGGACGAGCCCCACACCCGGGTCCGCCCCCTGCCGCCCGCCGGCGGCCTGCTCCTGGACCGCAACGCCCGCCGGGTGTGGTCGGACGGGCGCGAGGTGGAGCTGACCTACCAGGAGTACGAGCTGCTGGAGTGCCTGACCGGCTCCCCCGGCCGCGCGATCACCCGCACCGAGCTGATGGAGCGGGTGTGGGGCGCCGCGGAGGGGATGCACTCGCGCACCATCGACGTGCACATCCACCGGCTGCGCCGCAAACTCGGCCCGGCCGGGGACCTCATCGCCACCGTGCGCAGGGTCGGCTACATCTACCGGGGGCCGGGCGCGCCCTCCGCCGAGGCCTGA
- a CDS encoding MarR family winged helix-turn-helix transcriptional regulator: MEPPRWLTAPEARAWRGYRRMRALLDLRITRDFAEDGLSDADYDVLSNLGEAAGNRLRTREMAARMLWSTSRLSHHVSRMEKRGLVRRLEAEEDARGSEIALTGHGREVLEAAAPAHVATVREHFIDLLTPEEVRVLGDIAEKVVERLARDTPTRSPERRVRGRA, encoded by the coding sequence ATGGAACCACCACGCTGGCTCACCGCCCCCGAGGCCCGCGCCTGGCGCGGCTACCGGCGCATGCGCGCCCTGCTCGACCTGCGGATCACTCGCGACTTCGCCGAGGACGGGCTCTCGGACGCGGACTACGACGTGCTGTCCAACCTGGGCGAGGCCGCCGGGAACCGGCTGCGCACCCGTGAGATGGCCGCCCGCATGCTCTGGTCCACCTCCCGGCTCTCCCACCACGTCTCCCGGATGGAGAAGCGCGGCCTGGTCCGGCGCCTGGAGGCGGAGGAGGACGCCCGCGGCAGCGAGATCGCGCTCACCGGTCACGGGCGGGAGGTCCTGGAGGCCGCCGCGCCCGCCCATGTGGCGACGGTGCGGGAGCACTTCATCGACCTGCTCACCCCGGAGGAGGTCCGCGTGCTGGGCGACATCGCAGAGAAGGTGGTGGAGCGCCTGGCGCGGGACACGCCCACGCGCAGCCCGGAGCGCCGGGTGCGCGGGCGGGCCTGA
- a CDS encoding YczE/YyaS/YitT family protein, whose product MSSLPLRYTALTAGLALFGLGVALMVRADLGMSSWDVLHQGLAHRTGLPLGGVVIGVGALVLLLWLPLRQRPGPGTVANVLLVGPAVEVSLVLLPDPQSLLWRWALLAAGVVLTAAATALYVGAGLGPGPRDGLMTGLAARGLSIARARTAIELSVLALGWLFGGSVGVGTVLFALAVGPLTQAFLSVLRTGEPLPAPAPVRSPSKN is encoded by the coding sequence ATGTCCTCCCTCCCCCTCCGGTACACCGCCCTCACCGCCGGCCTCGCGCTCTTCGGCCTCGGGGTCGCCCTGATGGTCCGCGCGGACCTGGGGATGTCCTCCTGGGACGTGCTCCACCAGGGCCTGGCCCACCGCACCGGCCTGCCGTTGGGCGGGGTCGTGATCGGGGTCGGCGCGCTGGTACTGCTGCTCTGGCTCCCCCTGCGCCAGCGGCCGGGTCCCGGCACCGTCGCCAACGTGCTGCTGGTCGGCCCGGCCGTGGAGGTCTCCCTGGTCCTGCTCCCCGATCCGCAGTCCCTGCTCTGGCGCTGGGCCCTGCTGGCGGCGGGCGTCGTGCTCACCGCCGCGGCCACCGCCCTCTACGTCGGCGCGGGACTGGGCCCGGGCCCCCGGGACGGGCTGATGACCGGCCTGGCCGCGCGCGGCCTGAGCATCGCCCGGGCGCGCACCGCGATCGAACTGTCCGTCCTCGCCCTGGGCTGGCTGTTCGGCGGCTCGGTGGGCGTCGGCACCGTGCTCTTCGCCCTCGCCGTCGGCCCGCTCACCCAGGCGTTCCTGTCCGTGCTCCGCACCGGGGAACCCCTCCCCGCCCCCGCTCCCGTCCGCTCGCCCTCGAAGAACTGA
- a CDS encoding NADPH-dependent FMN reductase codes for MPRLMILSASTRPTSPGPSIASWVTGRAVRDGVFTPFTVDLAELALPFLDEPGSPSQDAPVHPHTRAWSATVDSADAFVFVVNEYNHSYTAPLKNAVDFLFHEWRRKPVGFVGYGMSSRGMRAVEAFQPVAAALGMVPAAPVVTVGLRDDLDGAGVFRPGAALDSAADAMLRELGGLERALSGLRASAAA; via the coding sequence ATGCCCCGCCTGATGATCCTCTCCGCCAGCACCCGACCCACCAGCCCCGGCCCCTCGATCGCCTCCTGGGTGACCGGGCGCGCGGTACGCGACGGCGTGTTCACCCCCTTCACCGTGGACCTCGCCGAGCTGGCGCTGCCCTTCCTGGACGAGCCGGGCTCCCCCTCCCAGGACGCGCCCGTGCACCCGCACACCAGGGCGTGGAGCGCGACGGTCGACTCCGCCGACGCCTTCGTGTTCGTGGTGAACGAGTACAACCACTCGTACACCGCCCCGCTCAAGAACGCGGTCGATTTCCTCTTCCACGAGTGGCGGCGCAAGCCCGTGGGCTTCGTCGGCTACGGGATGTCCTCGCGGGGGATGCGCGCGGTGGAGGCGTTCCAGCCGGTGGCGGCGGCCCTGGGCATGGTCCCGGCGGCCCCGGTCGTCACGGTCGGGCTGCGCGACGACCTGGACGGGGCCGGGGTGTTCCGGCCCGGCGCGGCCCTGGACTCCGCGGCCGACGCGATGCTGCGCGAGCTGGGCGGCCTGGAGCGGGCACTGTCCGGGCTGCGCGCCTCGGCGGCCGCCTGA
- a CDS encoding YeiH family protein, translating to MSDATPAPGDETPEQATGAAGAETVRTEADPGPPEAAGQGATATEDTTGSGGADAPAVRGGASPAWAAVGLAVVLALAATTRFLTSWVPEAAAGTALAGFAEAVEYPVYAILLGLLGNLVLTLAGVRDRLAPAFRTEFFIKTGLVLLGSTVLLDVIVRAAGPAILQALFLVTAVFLFTWWLGGRFGLDDRLRALLASSVSICGVSAAIAAAGAVQARREQLAYTASLVILFAVPSIFLLPWLVGVLGLDDAQAGAWIGGNIDTTAAVAAAGAIVGEDALQIASIVKSTQNVLMGVVAVLLTAYFAVKAAPAGEGAAARPGLTTLWERFPKFVLGFLAASVIATVWANTGGDGAQDGLDTAKALRDWFLIAAFTSIGLEFRAGSLREAGWRPIGVFALATVFNLLVGLVLAFLLFRGFSF from the coding sequence GTGAGCGACGCGACCCCCGCCCCCGGCGACGAGACCCCCGAGCAGGCCACCGGGGCCGCCGGGGCCGAGACGGTGCGGACCGAGGCGGACCCGGGCCCGCCGGAGGCGGCAGGGCAGGGCGCCACCGCCACCGAGGACACCACCGGAAGCGGCGGCGCGGACGCCCCGGCGGTCCGCGGCGGCGCCTCCCCGGCCTGGGCCGCCGTCGGCCTGGCCGTTGTCCTGGCGCTGGCCGCCACCACCCGGTTCCTCACCTCCTGGGTCCCCGAGGCCGCGGCGGGAACGGCCCTGGCCGGGTTCGCCGAGGCCGTCGAGTACCCGGTCTACGCCATCCTGCTGGGCCTGCTCGGCAACCTGGTGCTCACCCTGGCCGGCGTGCGCGACCGCCTGGCCCCGGCCTTCCGCACCGAGTTCTTCATCAAGACCGGCCTGGTCCTGCTGGGCTCCACCGTCCTGCTCGACGTCATCGTCCGGGCCGCGGGCCCCGCGATCCTCCAAGCGCTGTTCCTGGTCACCGCGGTGTTCCTGTTCACCTGGTGGCTCGGCGGCCGGTTCGGCCTGGACGACCGGCTGCGCGCGCTGCTGGCCTCCTCGGTCTCCATCTGCGGCGTCAGCGCCGCGATCGCCGCCGCCGGCGCCGTGCAGGCCCGCCGCGAGCAGCTCGCCTACACCGCGAGCCTGGTCATCCTGTTCGCCGTCCCGTCGATCTTCCTGCTGCCCTGGCTGGTCGGCGTGCTGGGCCTCGACGACGCCCAGGCCGGCGCCTGGATCGGCGGCAACATCGACACCACCGCGGCGGTCGCCGCGGCCGGCGCGATCGTCGGCGAGGACGCGCTCCAGATCGCGTCCATCGTCAAGTCCACCCAGAACGTCCTGATGGGCGTGGTGGCGGTGCTGCTCACCGCCTACTTCGCCGTCAAGGCCGCCCCCGCCGGGGAGGGCGCCGCCGCCCGCCCGGGCCTGACGACCCTCTGGGAGCGGTTCCCCAAGTTCGTACTGGGCTTCCTGGCCGCCTCGGTCATCGCCACGGTCTGGGCCAACACCGGGGGCGACGGCGCCCAGGACGGCCTGGACACAGCCAAGGCGCTGCGCGACTGGTTCCTCATCGCGGCGTTCACCAGCATCGGCCTGGAGTTCAGGGCGGGCTCGCTGCGCGAGGCCGGCTGGCGGCCGATCGGCGTCTTCGCCCTGGCCACCGTGTTCAACCTGCTGGTGGGCCTGGTGCTGGCGTTCCTGCTGTTCCGCGGCTTCTCCTTCTGA
- a CDS encoding rhodanese-like domain-containing protein yields MSAVDRLLHGRRARLERLSPAEALAAQCAGALLVDTRPAVNRETEGEIPGALVIDRNVLEWRLDPTSPDRVPEADSADRHIVLFCNEGYASSLAAAQLQELGLSRATDLVGGFRAWRAQGLPVLEPRP; encoded by the coding sequence GTGAGCGCGGTCGACCGTCTCCTCCACGGCAGGCGCGCCCGCCTGGAGCGCCTCTCGCCCGCCGAGGCCCTGGCCGCCCAGTGCGCGGGCGCGCTGCTGGTCGACACCCGGCCCGCCGTCAACCGCGAGACCGAGGGGGAGATCCCCGGCGCCCTGGTCATCGACCGCAACGTCCTGGAGTGGCGCCTGGACCCGACCAGTCCGGACCGGGTGCCCGAGGCGGACTCCGCCGACCGGCACATCGTGCTGTTCTGCAACGAGGGCTACGCCTCCAGCCTGGCCGCCGCCCAGCTCCAGGAGCTGGGCCTGAGCCGGGCCACCGACCTCGTCGGGGGCTTCCGCGCCTGGCGGGCCCAGGGGCTCCCGGTCCTCGAACCCCGGCCCTGA
- a CDS encoding cysteine dioxygenase yields MTADIATAPTPLTLDRLAALTAEVAEEVRRGLHEIRFDAENRWSVRLHADDHTDVWLISWTPDQSTRLHDHAGSLGALTVVAGELVERYWAGGLRERTLADGGGGRFPLGHVHDVVNASDAPAVSVHAYSPPLTAMHYYEVGGDGALRRTDSVLTTDPEPGAPTLDGVPAREGVR; encoded by the coding sequence ATGACCGCCGACATCGCCACCGCACCCACACCGCTCACCCTGGACCGCCTGGCGGCGCTGACCGCCGAAGTGGCCGAAGAGGTCCGCCGGGGTCTGCACGAGATCCGCTTCGACGCCGAGAACCGCTGGTCGGTGCGCCTGCACGCGGACGACCACACCGACGTCTGGCTCATCTCCTGGACCCCCGACCAGTCCACCCGGCTGCACGACCACGCGGGCTCCCTGGGCGCCCTGACCGTCGTCGCCGGCGAGCTGGTCGAGCGCTACTGGGCCGGCGGGCTGCGCGAGCGCACCCTCGCCGACGGCGGGGGCGGCCGCTTCCCGCTGGGCCACGTCCACGACGTCGTCAACGCCTCCGATGCGCCCGCCGTCAGCGTGCACGCCTACTCCCCGCCGCTGACGGCCATGCACTACTACGAGGTGGGCGGCGACGGCGCCCTGCGCCGCACCGACAGCGTCCTCACCACCGACCCCGAGCCCGGCGCACCGACCCTGGACGGCGTCCCGGCCCGCGAGGGGGTCCGGTGA
- a CDS encoding SfnB family sulfur acquisition oxidoreductase, which yields MSETITGPARGTADDRAPARVLATDAEALDAVRDLLPRLAEGAAARDRDRTLPREQVLALSRSGLLGITVPRSLGGAGVRAATVAEVLRLLGTADLSLAQIPQPHFAFLNAVRLRGGPAARERVFGDVLAGALLGNAQAERSGRTAHTHATRLERDGEEWCLEGTKYYATGSLFADWLAVVAPAETPGGPRPHIALVPASAPGVRIEDDWNGMGQRTTASGTVHLSGVRVPGALVLEQYRTFEAPTTFGAFAQLLHTAIDVGAARGALDAAAEFVRTKSRPWFESGADTAAEDPLLVHRFGELEVRVRAAEALLATAAARVDTADAVLAQDSPEAGDATAEASLAVAAAKVAGGRTAVEVSSALFEVAGTRATAQSENLHRFWRDARTHTVHDPERWKVQHLGEYSLNRRRPPRHGQI from the coding sequence GTGTCCGAGACGATCACCGGCCCCGCCCGAGGCACGGCCGACGACCGGGCGCCCGCCCGGGTCCTGGCCACCGACGCCGAGGCCCTGGACGCCGTACGCGACCTGCTCCCCCGCCTGGCCGAGGGCGCCGCCGCCCGCGACCGGGACCGCACGCTCCCCCGTGAGCAGGTGCTCGCGCTGTCGCGCTCCGGCCTGCTGGGCATCACCGTGCCGCGCTCCCTGGGCGGCGCCGGCGTGCGCGCCGCCACCGTCGCCGAGGTGCTGCGCCTGCTCGGCACCGCCGACCTCAGCCTCGCCCAGATCCCCCAGCCGCACTTCGCCTTCCTCAACGCCGTGCGCCTGCGCGGCGGCCCCGCCGCCCGCGAGCGGGTGTTCGGCGACGTCCTGGCCGGGGCACTGCTCGGCAACGCCCAGGCCGAGCGCTCGGGGAGGACCGCGCACACGCACGCCACCCGGCTGGAGCGCGACGGCGAGGAGTGGTGTCTGGAGGGCACCAAGTACTACGCCACCGGCTCGCTGTTCGCCGACTGGCTCGCGGTCGTCGCCCCCGCCGAGACCCCCGGCGGCCCGCGCCCGCACATCGCCCTCGTGCCCGCCTCCGCCCCCGGGGTCCGGATCGAGGACGACTGGAACGGGATGGGCCAGCGCACCACCGCCAGCGGCACCGTGCACCTGTCCGGGGTGCGGGTGCCCGGCGCGCTGGTGCTGGAGCAGTACCGCACGTTCGAGGCCCCCACCACGTTCGGCGCGTTCGCCCAGCTGCTGCACACCGCCATCGACGTCGGCGCGGCGCGCGGGGCCCTGGACGCGGCCGCAGAGTTCGTCCGCACCAAGAGCCGCCCCTGGTTCGAGAGCGGGGCGGACACCGCGGCGGAGGACCCCCTGCTCGTCCACCGGTTCGGCGAGCTGGAGGTCCGGGTCCGCGCCGCCGAGGCGCTGCTGGCCACCGCCGCCGCCCGGGTGGACACCGCCGACGCGGTCCTGGCCCAGGACTCACCCGAGGCCGGGGACGCCACCGCCGAGGCCTCCCTGGCGGTGGCCGCCGCCAAGGTCGCCGGCGGCCGGACCGCCGTGGAGGTGTCCTCGGCGCTGTTCGAGGTGGCCGGGACCCGCGCCACCGCCCAGAGCGAGAACCTGCACCGGTTCTGGCGCGACGCCCGCACCCACACCGTCCACGACCCGGAGCGCTGGAAGGTCCAGCACCTGGGCGAGTACTCCCTCAACCGGCGCCGCCCCCCGCGGCACGGGCAGATCTGA